From the Ruminiclostridium josui JCM 17888 genome, one window contains:
- a CDS encoding undecaprenyl-diphosphate phosphatase gives MDTLLFVLKSIVLGIVEGVTEFLPISSTGHLIIFENIMGFKSASPNYVEMYTYVIQLGAILAVVLLYWRKIKDTLINFFPQKVGYEKSGFKFWFMIFIACLPGAAVKLLLDKPVEKYLMTPVTVAIVLILGGLWMIYAEKKFRKNNLGKQKLSVTPKQALIIGAFQCLAIIPGMSRSASTIIGGWVAGLSTVIGAEFSFFLAIPVMFGYSLLEIIKIGGLTSLPAAELISLAVGFVVAFIVAVAVISQFISYLKRKPLKSFAIYRMIFAVVVLIAGFMGFF, from the coding sequence ATGGATACTTTATTATTTGTGCTTAAATCAATAGTTCTGGGAATTGTTGAAGGCGTTACTGAGTTTCTCCCTATTTCTTCAACAGGGCATTTGATTATTTTTGAAAATATAATGGGATTTAAAAGTGCCAGTCCGAACTATGTTGAAATGTATACATACGTAATTCAGTTAGGTGCCATATTGGCAGTTGTTCTGCTATATTGGAGAAAGATAAAAGATACTCTTATTAATTTCTTTCCTCAAAAGGTTGGGTATGAAAAATCCGGTTTCAAATTCTGGTTTATGATTTTTATAGCCTGTCTCCCTGGGGCAGCTGTAAAACTTCTACTGGATAAGCCTGTTGAAAAATATCTTATGACCCCTGTAACAGTTGCTATTGTACTTATACTTGGCGGTTTGTGGATGATATATGCTGAAAAGAAATTCAGAAAAAACAATCTCGGTAAGCAAAAGCTGAGTGTAACTCCAAAGCAAGCCTTAATAATCGGTGCTTTCCAGTGTCTTGCAATAATTCCGGGTATGTCCCGTTCAGCCTCTACAATTATAGGTGGATGGGTTGCAGGTCTTTCTACTGTCATAGGAGCAGAGTTTTCATTCTTCCTTGCCATTCCGGTAATGTTTGGCTATAGCCTTTTGGAAATAATTAAAATCGGAGGCCTTACTTCACTTCCGGCTGCCGAACTAATCTCCCTTGCAGTTGGGTTTGTAGTAGCATTTATAGTCGCAGTAGCTGTAATAAGTCAGTTTATTTCATATCTGAAAAGAAAGCCTCTCAAATCCTTTGCAATATACAGAATGATTTTCGCAGTTGTAGTATTAATAGCAGGATTTATGGGATTCTTTTAA